A stretch of DNA from Candidatus Cloacimonas sp.:
TCGGAATTTTTGCCAGATAGGCAATTTGGAATAAGCCCGGATGAAAGGTGTAGCAGGGACCCTTCGGACCGTCTGGAGTAATAGCAAGAGAGATTTTTTCGGCTATTTTGATCATTTCTCTCATTGCCGCTGAACCCTTAGAAGAACTTGAACCCCGAATGGGAACATATCCCAGCTCGGACAATGGTCCCGCAATTAATTCTCCATCCTTGGAAGAAGAAACCATAACAGCAGCGCCGTGATAAATTCTTTGGAGAGTCATCAGCAAAAGATTTCTATGCCAGAACATATAAATGCAGCGAAGATTATCGGAGGACTCTTGATTGATTACTTTAAACTTGATGGTTTTGCGTAAAAGTAAGAGCAACCAGGCACCCAGTTTTCGTTCCAGATAGAATAGTATTTTAGCCATAGGTATCAAACAGGTGATGGATTATTTTAGGCATTTCTATGGAGGGATGCTTATCGCTTAACATTGCTCTCAATTTAAGAAGTTCTTTCCGAATGGCAGCATTTTTTTCCGGATTATCCAAAATCCGTTTGCAGGCATTGTAGATATTCTCAGGGTTCATATCTTTTTGAACCAGTTCAGGTAGAATATCGGCATTCAAGACAATATTAGGCAATCCTATTTTTTTTATGCGGACAAAGTGTTTGCCAATCAAATAGGAAAGCCAGGATGATTTATAACATATAACCATTGGCGTTCCGATGTAGGCAGCTTCCAAGGTTACGGTTCCGGAAGTGCAAATAAGCGCTTCACAGTATTTCATCATTTCATAGTTATAGCCATCTATAAGCTTGATCTGTTTATAGTTTTCAATATAGCTCATATACAGTTGGTGATTTACACTGCGGGATTTGGAAAAGAGTAGTTCATATTCGTTAGTGTCCCACTTTGCCACAGTTTTCAAATAAACCGGCAGCATTTTAGTTATTTCATTATTTCTGCTGCCGGGGAAAAAACCGATCCACTTCTTATCAGGATTAATACCAAAAAAGCGGGCAAAGGACTCACGGTCAAGCTCAAACTTTATTTCTTCAGCTATAGGATGGCCTACATAGACGCTATTGATATCGTGAATTCTAAGTAGTTCTTCTTCAAAAGGCAGAATGCAAGCCACATAACGAACGGAATCCTTCAGCTGATAGACCCTTTTATGCTTCCATGCCCAAAATTGAGGACAGATAAAATATAGCACCGGAATACGCATTTCATCTGCCATTTTGGCAATTCTTAAATTCAAACCCGGATAGTCAACCAGGATAGCAAGGTCAAATTTCTCTGTAGAAAACAGTTTACTTATTTTCTGCTGCACTTTGAAAAAGAAGAAAAGATGTTTTAACACCTCCACAAAACCCATAACGGCAAATTTATCAAAAGGAAAGATTGGCTTCAAACCCTGCCTTTGCATCCGCGGTCCGCCAATACCAATATGAGTGAGATTGCCAAATTTATCGTTTAATGCTTTCATCACCAGTTCGGAATGCAAATCGGCAGAACTTTCCCCCGCCAACCAGAATATTTTATAGCTATCTTTCCGAATCATAAAGCTAAAGTCCCCATTAACGATAAGATAGTAACGATTACCGCAGCAATAATAACTCCTCCAAGAATACAAAACATTGAACGCCAAAATCTTAACCCAAATATATTAGCTGCTAAGGCACCTGTCCAACCCCCGGTTCCTGGAAGAGGAATACCTACAAATATAGCTAAACCGATTTCTTCATATTTTTCTATGGATTTACTTTTCTTTCGGGTTCGGGTAAACAACCATTCAGTAAATTTACGCCCAATCTTCACTTTACTGATAAGATTAAAAAACCAGTCAATCAATAACAAAATGAAGGGGATAGGCAGCATATTGCCAATGATGGATAAAACTGCTGCTTCCAACCAGGGAATATTAAACAGGAGAATAGCTACAGGAATACTTCCCCGCAATTCAATTACTGGAATCATTGAAATTATCACTACAATTAACTCAGGTGCAACACCTTTCTCTTTCAACCAGGCAACTGTTTTATCAGCTGTTGTGTTACAAAACAGGGGCTGTGATAGAATTATTATCAACAGCGTTAGCAGAATCTTTTTTAACAGGTTATTCAACTTTGCTCCCTCAATCGCTTTATGATAAATCCATTTGTAGAACAGCTATATTTTGTCAATAATTTGTGTATCCGTAATGTTGACATCCCTGTCAACCCAAGCCCCGTAAAGTTGACATCCTTGTCAACCCAAGCTCCGTAATGTTGACATCCTTGTCAACACTGTAAATGCATCATCTATCCCTCAACCTTAAAAATATTAATATTCCTCTTGACAAATCCTCAATAATGTTTATATTGTCTTTTAGATATTTGAAGGAGATTAATATGTATTTGGCAACCTGTCCTATTTGCAAAGGTGAGCTGAAAATTAACGAACTGCACTGTCCTCATTGCAACATAAGTTTTAAGGGCAGTTTTGAAAATAGTTGGCTGGCAGAACTGGATGCCGGTCAATTGGAGTTTATCCGTTTATTTTTAATCGTTCAGGGAAACCTGAAGGAGCTTCAAAATCAATTGGGAATATCCTATCCCACAGTAAAAAATCGCTTAGGAGAAATTATCGGAATAATCACTAAAAAAGAACCTGTAACCGATACGGTGATTGATATTCTTTCCGATTTAAATGAGGGCTTTGTAGATGTAGAAGAAGCAATTTCTATGATTGAACAAAGGAGGAAAAAATGAACAAATTCAATCTGGAGAAAAAATGGGTTTTTGAACCCTTGAACAAAGTAGTGATTGAGAATCACTTGGCTAAATTATTCTTACAGGCAGGTGCCGAAAAAGAAGTTTGTCTGCAAGGAACTATCAATTTTAACCGTTTTCAGGACGATTTCCATGCAGATGATAATATTCAATCTGATTATCAGGAAGGGGTTTTAAAGATTAGTTTACCGGAATCTGATTCTGATGAATTCAGAGATGCTGTTTTTACGGTAACCATTCCTGAAGGTGTTTATCTGCAGATTATAACAGATAATTATCCTGTAAACTTGGATAACCTGACAAACAAGCTTAAAGTTCTAAATGAAAATGGTCCCGTTTATCTGCAAAACTGTAAAGGCGATATGCACCTGGAAAGTGAAAATGGCTTAATTCGCCTGTCTAATTGTGAAGGGGACATTTTTGCCAAGTTGGAAAACGGTCCCTTTTACGCTTCCAAAATTAGTGGCAAGACATTGCATCTGGAAAATGAAAACGGTCCTGTAAAAGTGCGGGTAAGTTCATATCCCGAAGTAGAAATAACTTCCGAAAACGGACCTCTTTATTTGGAAACCGTTCCTCTGGAAAATGGCAATTTTCAGTTAAAGACCGAAAACGGTTCTATCAATCTGATTCTTCCCGATGATTTTGATTTTGCTTTGCAAGCCATTACTCAATGGGGTAGAATTAAGACCTCTATAGATTTACCGGTTACGGTTGAGGATAATATATACTCCATCCAGAACGGCGAAGGAAAAGTTAAAATTAAGGCAATCACAGATAACGGCACAATTAAAATTAATGCTGAATCACGGCTAAATCTGGACTTTGTGAAATATAAGATGGAGCAAATTAGAATTGCTCTGCTGAAAGTGAACTCCGAAGAAGAAAAGCAGAAAGTGGTGGAAATGGTTAATAAGGTCGTTGCTTACATAAATGGTAT
This window harbors:
- a CDS encoding DUF2089 family protein; translated protein: MYLATCPICKGELKINELHCPHCNISFKGSFENSWLAELDAGQLEFIRLFLIVQGNLKELQNQLGISYPTVKNRLGEIIGIITKKEPVTDTVIDILSDLNEGFVDVEEAISMIEQRRKK
- a CDS encoding small multi-drug export protein, which encodes MNNLLKKILLTLLIIILSQPLFCNTTADKTVAWLKEKGVAPELIVVIISMIPVIELRGSIPVAILLFNIPWLEAAVLSIIGNMLPIPFILLLIDWFFNLISKVKIGRKFTEWLFTRTRKKSKSIEKYEEIGLAIFVGIPLPGTGGWTGALAANIFGLRFWRSMFCILGGVIIAAVIVTILSLMGTLAL
- the lpxB gene encoding lipid-A-disaccharide synthase; protein product: MIRKDSYKIFWLAGESSADLHSELVMKALNDKFGNLTHIGIGGPRMQRQGLKPIFPFDKFAVMGFVEVLKHLFFFFKVQQKISKLFSTEKFDLAILVDYPGLNLRIAKMADEMRIPVLYFICPQFWAWKHKRVYQLKDSVRYVACILPFEEELLRIHDINSVYVGHPIAEEIKFELDRESFARFFGINPDKKWIGFFPGSRNNEITKMLPVYLKTVAKWDTNEYELLFSKSRSVNHQLYMSYIENYKQIKLIDGYNYEMMKYCEALICTSGTVTLEAAYIGTPMVICYKSSWLSYLIGKHFVRIKKIGLPNIVLNADILPELVQKDMNPENIYNACKRILDNPEKNAAIRKELLKLRAMLSDKHPSIEMPKIIHHLFDTYG
- a CDS encoding lysophospholipid acyltransferase family protein produces the protein MAKILFYLERKLGAWLLLLLRKTIKFKVINQESSDNLRCIYMFWHRNLLLMTLQRIYHGAAVMVSSSKDGELIAGPLSELGYVPIRGSSSSKGSAAMREMIKIAEKISLAITPDGPKGPCYTFHPGLFQIAYLAKIPIVAVAVNADKEWLFKSWDRFRFPKPFAKITMIYSDPIPVQSKEDFMRAEKEIRDFLAKHERNTLFEQRDKEQ
- a CDS encoding DUF4097 family beta strand repeat-containing protein, yielding MNKFNLEKKWVFEPLNKVVIENHLAKLFLQAGAEKEVCLQGTINFNRFQDDFHADDNIQSDYQEGVLKISLPESDSDEFRDAVFTVTIPEGVYLQIITDNYPVNLDNLTNKLKVLNENGPVYLQNCKGDMHLESENGLIRLSNCEGDIFAKLENGPFYASKISGKTLHLENENGPVKVRVSSYPEVEITSENGPLYLETVPLENGNFQLKTENGSINLILPDDFDFALQAITQWGRIKTSIDLPVTVEDNIYSIQNGEGKVKIKAITDNGTIKINAESRLNLDFVKYKMEQIRIALLKVNSEEEKQKVVEMVNKVVAYINGIAGSIKEENIKEKLTTATAKLKELIENFDFRATNDKVLKNLEDIVTQIQDALKEGVKNLRESVYDFKKHHFHTESVTAYIKKILDSPQIKPYLGGEHKKKEKESSIDHSRMKILEMLEAGKITAEEAERLLKAIGKE